In one Mucilaginibacter sp. PAMB04168 genomic region, the following are encoded:
- a CDS encoding RagB/SusD family nutrient uptake outer membrane protein gives MFKRNIYKAILITIMTVSATSCNKYLELRPQDGITRDKFWQTKEQLSSAIVALYNAMGSTTSQFFIWGELRGDMVIPGLNASQDDINMVADNILPTNSITNWNNFYRAINLCNNVLDFGPGVIERDNTLSREQLNVYLSEALTIRALLYFYLARTFSDVPLKLTSTSSDSDLGQISKSSQAEILNQIVSDLNKAEGYATVNFGTVASDKGRVTKYAVNALQADVYLWMEKYADCITACDKIINSNRYALVAGDAGWFNALYVQGNSAEGIFELQFDNQFLNPFYTMFNLPLRYKAPADVIDNFWGLDDVDPINVKDIRGVDASVRQSDQYIYKYLGLSPTTVRSTDNSYAHWIFYRYADILLMKAEACANSGRGQETVNLVAQIRTRAKALPKSAPVTPPAVTDINGLNDYVLQERALELAYEGKRWFDLLRHAKRNNYARLEILLSALSRVIPADAQQSALNKLRDKNNHYLPIYQNEIQLNPNLVQNPFYR, from the coding sequence ATGTTTAAAAGAAATATATACAAAGCAATACTGATTACCATTATGACGGTATCAGCAACCTCGTGCAACAAGTACCTGGAATTGCGGCCGCAAGACGGTATCACACGTGATAAGTTCTGGCAAACTAAAGAACAGCTTTCTTCTGCAATTGTAGCGCTGTACAATGCCATGGGTAGCACTACCTCACAATTTTTTATATGGGGTGAGCTAAGAGGAGATATGGTTATACCGGGCCTTAACGCCAGCCAGGACGATATCAACATGGTGGCCGATAATATTTTGCCTACCAATAGCATAACCAACTGGAATAATTTTTACCGCGCAATTAACTTGTGCAATAACGTGCTTGATTTTGGTCCGGGCGTTATTGAGCGCGATAATACCCTAAGCCGCGAACAGTTGAACGTTTACTTATCTGAAGCATTAACCATCCGGGCGCTATTGTATTTTTATCTGGCGCGTACCTTTAGTGATGTGCCGCTTAAACTAACCTCAACTTCGTCTGATTCTGACTTGGGGCAGATATCAAAAAGCTCGCAAGCCGAAATTTTGAATCAGATTGTTTCCGATTTAAATAAGGCCGAAGGTTATGCAACGGTAAATTTTGGAACTGTAGCTTCTGATAAAGGCCGTGTAACCAAATATGCAGTAAATGCCCTGCAGGCAGACGTATACTTGTGGATGGAAAAGTATGCCGATTGTATTACGGCATGTGATAAGATTATCAACTCAAACCGGTATGCACTGGTTGCGGGCGATGCAGGCTGGTTTAATGCACTGTATGTACAAGGCAACTCGGCTGAAGGAATATTTGAGCTGCAGTTTGACAACCAGTTCCTGAACCCTTTTTATACCATGTTTAACCTGCCGTTGCGTTACAAAGCGCCGGCTGATGTTATAGATAATTTTTGGGGGTTAGATGATGTTGACCCGATAAATGTTAAGGATATACGCGGTGTTGATGCCTCCGTACGCCAGTCTGACCAGTACATTTACAAGTACCTGGGCCTATCGCCAACTACGGTGCGCTCTACCGATAACTCTTACGCACACTGGATTTTTTACCGATATGCCGATATATTGCTAATGAAAGCCGAGGCGTGTGCCAACTCGGGCCGCGGTCAGGAAACCGTGAACCTGGTTGCTCAGATACGTACCCGTGCCAAGGCTTTGCCAAAATCGGCTCCTGTTACGCCACCTGCAGTAACTGATATTAATGGATTAAATGATTACGTACTGCAAGAACGTGCACTTGAACTGGCTTATGAAGGCAAACGTTGGTTTGACTTGCTGCGCCATGCTAAACGGAACAATTATGCACGTTTGGAGATTCTATTATCAGCACTCAGCAGAGTTATACCGGCCGATGCACAACAGTCAGCCCTGAACAAGCTGCGTGATAAGAATAACCATTACCTGCCTATTTACCAAAACGAGATACAACTTAACCCTAACCTTGTTCAGAACCCTTTTTACAGATAG
- a CDS encoding SusC/RagA family TonB-linked outer membrane protein: MRNIYNAIFFTVLACCLVTVINVHAQTAEKILIKGRVTDSRDKLPVVGATVVEQDKDGRTISGQATDIDGNFVLKVTDVSHKIVISTIGYKSRTLEIGTRRIINVTLESNARALTDVVVTARPPVNNGTGLVIDKRDQTTSTVTLNAKDVEELQATSIDQAIQGRLPGVDIIANSGDPGAGMSIKIRGTSTLNGNTNPLIVVDGVPFQTTIPNGFNFSTADQTQYADLLSIAPSDIKDISILKDAAATAVWGAQAANGVLIITTKRGQKGPPIISYTFKGTMSAQPSPIPLLTGDQYSTFIPEMYMNVAGVPLPTSIREFAYDLQDPYSKNYSQNTDWLKTLTRTGYLTDNNLSISGGGDKARYFASVGYNGQTGTTLGTGFSRLNTRLNLDYIVSSKIRFTTYISYAHNVTDYNYATANNGTGSDAVRNIATIRMPNMSVYEYNDAGILTPNFFSPASNIQGAYSPPANSNTVTFYNPLAMAVAAKNTSATDRIIPHFNLTYNIIPDVLNLNGDIVFDISNGRQTRFLPQIATGRPFTETSVNRAGSSDYDTYSVASKTNLIFTPRLNEKHSFTGLISVQTSDVKSVTQSQLIAGTASAYLQDPSVPGRLSNSDLTKGFASGVEQTRWVAALINGQYKYLDRYIINVALRGEGNSNFGADRRYGLFPSISARYRLSGEKFMKRFENFLDEFSFRGGIGRSGRAPSDPYLFYNNYVSTGSSYLGQAGLYSNNIQLDNLRWEQLTGIDAGVNIILFKQRLNIDLGFYKNRTRDLFVDKLNLPSTTGYANLPYNVGTIDNQGYELNILSTPIKTRDWLVDFNFNISQNINAVKEISPLYATSDGNVSRNGDYLQLLQVNNPLGSFYGYKFAGVYKDAESTIARDGNGNKIISPNGTPVQMRFNYPATDYLFQPGDAVYEDINHDGNINYQDVVYLGNGNPKFTGGFGPSITWRGSIKLNAFFSFRTGGQVINQTKMLTTNMYSFNNQSTAVLRRWRTPGDETDMPRAVYQTGYNWLGSSRYVEDGSFMRFRSITARYTFNKKLVNRLKLKNLSAYITAENLATFTKYTGQDPEVSLRGTGIFQLAKDDSATPPLKLYTLGLSASF; this comes from the coding sequence ATGAGAAATATTTATAATGCTATTTTTTTTACAGTATTAGCATGTTGCTTGGTTACTGTAATAAATGTACATGCCCAAACAGCCGAAAAGATTTTGATCAAGGGACGGGTTACCGACTCGAGAGATAAATTGCCTGTTGTTGGTGCCACTGTTGTTGAACAGGACAAAGACGGCCGTACCATCAGCGGTCAGGCTACAGATATTGACGGTAACTTTGTACTCAAAGTAACTGATGTATCACACAAGATAGTGATATCCACCATCGGCTATAAAAGCCGTACTTTAGAAATAGGTACCCGCCGTATAATTAACGTTACGCTGGAATCAAACGCGCGCGCACTAACCGATGTTGTGGTAACTGCCCGCCCGCCGGTTAACAATGGTACCGGCTTAGTGATTGATAAGCGCGACCAAACCACCTCCACCGTTACCTTAAATGCAAAGGATGTGGAAGAATTGCAGGCCACTAGTATTGACCAGGCTATACAAGGCCGTTTACCCGGTGTGGATATCATTGCCAACTCAGGTGACCCGGGTGCTGGTATGTCTATCAAAATCAGGGGTACATCCACGCTGAATGGTAATACCAACCCGCTTATTGTGGTTGATGGTGTGCCATTTCAAACTACTATCCCCAATGGCTTTAACTTTAGCACGGCAGATCAAACCCAATATGCCGACTTGTTGAGTATTGCTCCGTCTGACATTAAAGATATATCGATACTTAAAGATGCTGCCGCCACGGCAGTTTGGGGTGCGCAGGCTGCTAACGGTGTTTTAATTATTACAACCAAGCGTGGCCAGAAAGGTCCGCCGATTATTAGCTATACCTTTAAAGGTACTATGTCTGCGCAGCCATCGCCAATACCGCTGCTTACCGGCGATCAGTATTCTACTTTTATTCCGGAAATGTATATGAACGTGGCTGGTGTGCCATTGCCTACCAGCATACGCGAATTTGCTTATGATTTGCAGGATCCGTACTCTAAAAATTATAGCCAAAATACCGACTGGCTAAAAACGCTTACCCGCACCGGTTATCTTACCGATAACAACCTTTCCATATCGGGTGGTGGCGATAAAGCCCGTTACTTTGCATCAGTAGGGTATAACGGCCAAACAGGTACTACATTGGGTACAGGTTTTTCGCGTCTAAACACCCGTTTGAATCTGGATTACATTGTATCAAGCAAAATCAGGTTCACTACTTATATTTCTTACGCCCATAACGTTACCGATTATAACTACGCTACTGCAAATAACGGTACCGGCTCAGATGCGGTACGTAATATTGCAACCATTCGTATGCCTAACATGAGCGTATATGAGTATAACGATGCTGGTATATTAACACCCAACTTTTTCTCACCAGCCTCTAACATACAAGGCGCTTACAGCCCGCCGGCCAACTCTAATACAGTTACGTTTTACAACCCGCTGGCTATGGCCGTTGCTGCTAAAAATACATCAGCAACCGACCGTATCATCCCGCACTTTAACTTAACTTACAACATCATTCCGGATGTGCTCAATTTGAACGGCGATATCGTTTTTGATATCTCTAACGGCAGGCAAACCCGCTTTTTGCCACAAATTGCAACGGGCCGTCCGTTTACAGAAACTTCGGTTAACCGGGCTGGAAGCTCCGATTACGATACCTACTCGGTTGCATCAAAAACCAACTTGATTTTTACGCCGCGGTTAAACGAAAAACATTCATTTACCGGTCTGATCTCTGTACAAACCAGTGATGTTAAATCGGTAACCCAATCGCAGTTAATTGCCGGTACTGCATCAGCGTATCTGCAGGATCCTTCGGTTCCGGGCCGCTTAAGCAACTCCGATTTAACCAAGGGGTTTGCTTCGGGAGTTGAACAAACCCGGTGGGTGGCAGCTTTAATTAACGGTCAGTACAAGTATCTGGACCGTTACATTATCAACGTAGCTTTACGTGGTGAGGGTAACTCTAACTTCGGTGCCGACAGGCGTTATGGTCTGTTCCCTTCCATCTCTGCCCGTTACCGCCTTTCAGGTGAAAAGTTCATGAAGCGGTTTGAAAATTTCCTGGATGAGTTTAGCTTCAGGGGTGGTATAGGTCGAAGCGGCCGTGCACCTTCAGACCCTTACTTATTTTACAACAATTATGTAAGCACGGGTTCGAGTTACTTAGGCCAGGCCGGTTTGTATTCTAACAATATTCAGTTGGATAACCTTCGCTGGGAACAGCTTACAGGTATCGATGCCGGTGTAAACATCATTCTGTTTAAACAAAGGCTTAACATTGACCTGGGGTTTTACAAGAACCGCACCCGCGATTTATTTGTAGACAAACTGAACCTTCCAAGTACAACCGGTTATGCTAACCTGCCGTACAACGTAGGTACCATTGATAACCAAGGTTACGAACTGAACATCCTGAGTACGCCTATTAAGACCAGAGACTGGTTAGTTGATTTTAACTTTAACATATCGCAAAATATAAATGCAGTTAAAGAAATATCACCTTTATATGCAACCTCGGATGGTAACGTTTCCCGAAACGGAGATTATTTGCAGCTGTTGCAGGTGAACAACCCGTTGGGCTCGTTTTATGGTTACAAGTTTGCCGGTGTTTACAAGGATGCTGAGTCTACCATTGCGCGTGATGGCAACGGTAATAAGATCATCAGCCCTAACGGTACACCGGTGCAAATGCGCTTCAACTATCCGGCTACCGATTACCTGTTTCAGCCTGGCGATGCCGTTTATGAAGACATCAACCACGATGGTAACATTAACTACCAGGACGTAGTTTACCTAGGTAACGGTAACCCTAAATTTACAGGTGGTTTTGGCCCAAGCATTACCTGGAGAGGCAGTATTAAGTTGAATGCTTTCTTCTCATTCCGTACAGGCGGGCAGGTTATTAACCAAACCAAAATGCTTACCACCAATATGTACTCGTTTAATAACCAAAGTACTGCCGTACTCAGAAGATGGCGTACTCCTGGCGATGAAACCGACATGCCGCGCGCCGTATATCAAACCGGTTACAACTGGTTAGGTTCATCGCGCTACGTGGAGGATGGTTCCTTTATGCGTTTCCGTTCCATTACAGCACGCTATACTTTCAACAAAAAGTTAGTAAACCGTTTAAAGCTAAAAAACTTGAGCGCCTATATAACAGCAGAAAACCTGGCCACCTTCACCAAATATACTGGTCAGGATCCGGAAGTATCACTGAGAGGTACGGGTATATTCCAATTGGCAAAGGATGACAGCGCTACGCCGCCATTAAAACTTTACACCTTAGGTTTATCAGCATCATTCTAA